The segment TCTCATGCCACCCACTGTGAATGCTAGATGTGTTCCAACCTTCCGACCTCATCTCACGGCGGGAGTGATGTATTCTATCGCCGGATTTGATGTGGCTCGGTGTAATCCAAACTTCAGGCTGTCTGACTCCTCCCTTTTAGTTCGGTTCAGTGATGCAACCTCCTTGAATGAGTTTACCAAACCAAGTTCTCTGATACCTGAAGAATGTTTCCGGTTCCGTAGTCAAAGCGAGCTGCTCGTCTAGCAAATACGAACACCCATCTTCCAGGTAAACTTCCTTTTAGTTGTCATCATTATAACTGGAAAGCGCTTTTAATACTCACTTCTCTCAGACATCATTGAAGAGATAACCGCGGTGAAGAGTACAGTCAGTGATCCTCCGGAAGAGAAGAACCGCGATGGTGACTATCAAAATGGATAAgtaattcattattttatatttagccCTCCAATTTATTCATATTTATTGTAAATAACATGTTCATCGcataataacatttttttaaatttgcgGGGATGTTTCTGTGACCTTGAGTATGTTCGACTTAAAAACACTTTCGTTTCACAAAAGACTCGAAGCCATGCTTGGTGATCTAAGAAAATGGTTGGAGGTATTAGTTATATTTTCGACTGAAAAGCTTATCATCTGATATAATTAACAGCTCCAAATTATTGTCAATACATTCATGAAATTTTATCATGCAGGTCGTCTGTATCTTAATGCCACTTCAGAAACACACATTCATTTCGATAAGGACACTAATGTAGGAGAGAGCTACTTTTACAAGTGAGTAGTATGATGATCTTATATGCATTAGAATATTTATGTAAGATTTTCTTATTTATGTAGGTTGGTCTCCATAGACACTGGGCTTCCCTCAGCCGCTCCACTGTGGTTAGTGGTTTGGGAACACAATTAGGAAAGTGGGCTCCTAAAATTAAACTTAcaatttaaaacattaaataataaaaatctaattaattCACTTTGTTTGTGAGGTAACGTGAGAAGAGTGTGTGTTAGGAGGGTATATCATACACTCAGCACCCACAAAGTGTGCGACAAGTAAAAAGTGTCTCCTAGTGTAATTAAGAAGATAATAAGTAACTAACGTATTATagtctattttatttatttttaagacaTCATATGCACAAAAAGAAACTAAGTTTTACGGCTGATACAAATCACAAAAACCAGATAGGCAACATCAATTGTAAAATGACAAAAGAGAATTAGGTTTTATGCCCTCGATTTGATTATCATTGACTTTCCATAAgtgattttattttgtatatctATAAAATTGTGCTTTTGTTCTCGTTTCTATTTCACTGATAtgagttttgtttctttgtttaacTTCTTCTGTGAATTCgatgaattacataagtgttaatttaaaaagattgacatctgtaaaaattagttccatttcagatacatatctaaaaaataaaattttaaacaaaaacatcaccGACAAACTGTATTCACGGattagtgttcaaatctaatatatcaaactgttatagaatataagtacATGCTCAAAATATAAATGTCTATCTAGTATATTTTCACAAGTCCTctctaaaaatcatctaattctataacaacaaaacaaattacttatttcaatAACCTACACTTTTGAGGTTTAGTTATTTAAGAGTATAtcgataaaaatatataatactttaccATTTTAGTCtatgtaaactatgtataagctaagaattatttgatttattaaatgataaaccagaaatcttataataaatagttaaaatctctcattcttataattataatagctagatagGGTATTAAGGTGAAACAAATATTAGATGAACGATCAAATCTCTCTTTCTTCGAACAAAATCAAAAGGAAATGATTGGaatcttgtcatgatatttcatAAAAGCCTTTtaggaataaaaatcaagactaaaatatttaatttgaatgaaataatatatatatatatatatatattgtgcttCCAATATTAAAATCACATCGACTTGAAGAACTGTATTTCTGAAATTGTCAGGAtcaaataaaatactattagaaaccacatatttaaaaaataatttgtaaacaTAAAAGTATATTCATTATAGTAAGCACATTAATCAAAACCAATgccttttgtttatttataatcatgttttttggtaaataaaaaaatcattttatgcaTTTTATACGGAATATAATCAAACTTTAGTGATATTCAcatagatagatatatatatatatttgtacacGGAAGTTTATGATTCCGTTTTAGAGTCACGCTTacgttcttaaaaaaaatataatgccatatatcaataaaaaatataatcatattttttaatttatataaaatccaaaattttaatagtaaagAATAGAGaggatataaatattaaaattgatacgatattcaaatatattgtgtcaattatttatgaagtattaaaaataattaatataataatttcttttaaacataatttatgtatattattcacaattttaatatgaaatcatttcaaaattaatataaatgaataaatactttattttaaatttatatcatataatttttagtccttattttttaaaaaattcttatattttaatatgtatttatatacatatggaTATACAATTCAAACACGTACATgcttcatattttttataaaaaactcgTTTTTGCGTTTCCATCCGTTTACGCTTCCACGTACACGCTTTCCTTTCCAGTAACATAGAAAAATacctaaaaacatttaaatacccaaaattttatccaaaatctgaTCTGAAGACTCAAAACTACTAAATATTTACCCGAATATATCTGAAtcatatttatgaaaatacGAAATTTTACTCTAAACTATAAACCATAACCACAAACTTTAAcccgaaacataaaaaaaatatttgtaataccaaaaatatactataatacTTAAATGTAACTAATATATACAAgaaattttggatatttcaaATATCTGATGGAATCTCGGATAGGACATAGACTCAAAACAAGATCTTTAGGTTAAGTTTTTTTACCTTATATGTATTTTAACCTAGACTTGGAACttgtaattttttgtttgttttaatttggGTTTCGTGAGAGTAAAATGCTCAAGCTATGAAAAACTAACATATATTTATGTCtttttaagtatattttaaagaataaatccactatcaaaatctagtttactcTTAACTAAACTAATACTCCCTCTCCATCTGTTCCAAAATACTTTGATGTTTTAGATGTATGCACAAAAATTAAGGTATACACTCATTCTTAaaaagtaacattaaaaatataaatcaaaattaattcaGCCAATCCTTAAAAGTAAGGATAAAATATCATTGATTACACCGTtttcaataaaactaaaattaatataaaatatcaaaacattattctttttgaaacatcaaaaagttttcaaaacatcatctattttagAACATGGAGTATATACTTAGGGTTTGATGTGAGAGGTGGGATTTAGGGGTCgagtttatgattttaaaaaatattttaaatatacaataataattcctaaaatagtttcaaaaatttggatttcaaaataattaaaaaaaatattttgaaaaatgattcaacttgaaaaatatatattagaaaaataataaaaatatttttttaattatttctttaaattattatttatatttatatattttataagtaaagACAAAAAAGACTTTTTAACTCTTAATGAAATctcttttaatcattttttgtgttttttttcaaaaaaattatcttataaagtaattaaaaaaaagagtaaaatgaGAAATTCAGTAAAACACACGACACGAATAACTTAAAAGTAGGACATACGTTTCGAGAAGAAAATATATACTCCTCCTCGTCATTTggtaccttcttcttcttcttcttcttcttctcgttcaATTTCTTCCTCGCGAAGGATACGAAAATCAAAAAGACTGCGTCTCGAAAACAGCCATGGCAGGTCGTTCCGGATCCCAGGTCATGACGATGACGGTGACCAATACTCCCTCCGCAGATCTAGCCTTCACTAACCTCGCTTACTGCTCCTCTTCCGATCTCCGTCAGTTCTCCGTTCCCGGCTCCGATCTCTTCCTCGCCAACGTCGCCGACACCTTCATTCTCTCTCTATGATATCCTTTTTAACATTCTCTCTTTATATTGACGATCCATTTGTTAACATTTCGATCTCATGAGTTTGATTGTTTATGTGAACTTGACCCAATTTTGTAAGCATAGCTTTCTAGGTTTCGGGAATTCGAATATCAGCCATCTAGGTGTTTCTTGGATGATCAAAATCTATAATCCTTGGGGATGTTTAACTGTTCAATTAATATTTTCGTTTAGAAATGTTGTTAGTAGATCTCGTGGATCGCCTAGAATATATTTCCTTGTGTTGTTCTTTTCGTGATggtgtttccttttttttttttttaattttgtaaactTAACTGTTGATTACTGGGCATGGAAGCATCCGTGATGGAAGCCTTGCTCTCAATGCTATTCAACGGAGGCATGCTAGAGTTTCCACTGGTGACATTGTATCTGTTAGCAGGTAATTTTCATTTAgcctttttttttaaccaaaatcTTCTGGCTTCTATAAAAGACTGTCTTGTTCTTGCAGATTTGTTCCTCCAGAGAATTTTGAGCTGGCTATGCTGACGCTTGAGTTAGAATTTGTTAAGAAAGGGACTAAAAGCGAGCAGGTTTGTTTTTGATATCTATTATGTGTTTCTTGGCATCTTTGCAGGTTGTGTGAATCATGCATCTCCTTACAGTTTGTGATTGAACTTTAATTCTCTGGAAATATTACTTTACAGGTTGATGCTGCTCTCCTTTCAACCCAACTTAAGAGGAAATACACCAACCAGGTAGAGAGATTCTTCTTCTGCAGTGTCTGTTCTCGTTTCATGTTTCTTTTCTATTGTGATTTTGAAGCATGCATCTAATAGGAAACTGACAGAAACGATGACTCCTAAATATCAAGGGtctataaaaaacaaattagcTGGTATACGTTTCCAATTGAAGCATTATGTAGATGGATGTTTTTCTGCTGAAACAATGGTTTTTAGTGCATGCATCCCGGGACAATCTGCAAATCCTTTAATATTCTGGGTTATTTCCCATGTCTTTTTTATAGATTATGTGGTATCCTTTATATGGTTATTTGGCCTTTAGTTTTTCACAAAATCAGATCAGCCCTGATTGTATACCAGCTGATTTGATATTTATAGATTATGTGGTATCCTCTATATGGTTATTTGGCCTTTagtttttttcacaaaatcaGATTAGCCCTGATTTATTGGAACAACGCACACTGCTGCAGGTCTTGACTGTAGGCCAGAAAGCGACGTTTGAGTATCATGGAACTAATTACATTCTTACGGTCAATCAAGCGGATGTAGAGGGTCAAAATCAATCTAATGGCATCGAAAGAGGGATGCTTTCTCCAGATACATATATTGTGTTTGAAGCATCAAACGCAAGTGGCATAAAGGTTTGATTTCGATAAACTATGTAGTGCTATATGTTGTTGAATCAGTTACTCTAACAATTCCTACCAATTGATGATTCAGTTTTACATTTGAAATAGCAAACTTAATATCACATCTgatgtatattattttatggAAACAGATATAGGTTAGTATCGTGTATCATTTTGACTTGTACTTTCTTATGCAGATTGTTAACCAACGAGAAGCTGCGAGCAGCAATATATTCAAGCATAAGGAATTTAACCTTGAGTCGCTGGGCATAGGTGGTCTGGGTGCAGAGTTTGCTGATATATTTAGAAGAGCTTTTGCTTCTCGTGTATTTCCACCTCATGTCACAAGCAGGTTCTGTGCTTTATTCTTTAAGCAAATGGTAGACTTTTGTTGTGGATTTTCCTTTGATGTTAGTTTTTCTTGATCGTGCAGATTGGGGATAAAGCACGTTAAGGGAATGCTTCTTTTTGGACCTCCTGGTACAGGCAAAACCCTTATGGCACGGCAAATTGGAAAGATGCTGAATGGAAAGGATCCAAAGGTATTTCTGATCACTGTATGATGAACTTTGTTACTGATAGGTGGACTCCCTTTAGCGTGAACCTGTGACTGACTGTTTAGTTCTCTTAGTTTTCTTCATACATTAGTAGCTTAAATCTCTAGCTTATTGTTTGCTACAACTGTTTTACTTTCTTTTAATGTTTGATTAACTTAGTTTCTTAGTTGATTCACTGCTAGTGTTCCAGAAACCAACATTTTTAATGCTTCTGGTTTATTTTGATGGCATAATAGATCGTTAATGGTCCTGAGGTGCTGAGCAAGTTTGTTGGTGAGACAGAAAAGAATGTAAGAGACTTATTTGCTGATGCTGAGCAAGACCAGAGGACCCTTGGTAAGAAAAAATTGTTTTCCCTGATCTGTGTTTTCCTTTTCTACGCATGTGCTAATGAGGCACTCTTATTTTATTTCTCAGGTGATGCGAGTGAGTTACACGTCATTATATTTGATGAAATCGATGCTATTTGTAAGGTATGCGACTTTGACGATACAGTAGATAAATTTTGCCAGCTTGAAGTTGTAAATATGCTTTTAAGTATGACGACCAGCCCCACTGATTCCGGTTAATAGAGTTTGGATATTGATTGTCATGATGTGCTGGTTATATgagttttaaacaaaaataatttcaatTGTATGCTTTGTAATTTTCAGTCAAGAGGCTCGACCAGAGATGGCACAGGTGTCCATGATAGTATTGTGAACCAGCTTTTGACAAAGGTCAGTCAAAGATCTTGCTAATATCTTTTAATTCGGTATTTTTACGGATGTGGCTAACACTTCTTTTCCAGATAGATGGTGTGGAGGCCTTGAACAATGTTTTGCTTATTGGAATGACAAACAGAAAGGATTTGCTTGATGAAGCTCTTTTAAGGTATATCGATCTTGTGTAATAGATAGTTACCGATTCTTTTTTCCTCCAGTTACATAACCGCAATGTTTTGAAGTAGGTTTTATACCTTAATTTTCGTTAATGTTCACTTGAGAAGATACTATCCAGAGTGTATTCGCTCATGCGCctcttatttttattattttgactatAGGCCGGGAAGATTGGAGGTTCAAGTTGAGATAAGCCTTCCTGATGAAGCTGGACGTTTCCAAATTCTTCAGATTCACACAAACAAGATGAAGGAAAATTCTTTCCTTGGTCATGATATCAATCTCCAAGAGCTTGGTATGGCTTCTTAGATGATAATTCTTCAAATCATGGAATGTTTGGTATTCATGTCTTTATCTTTTACTAGATACTTACTCGCATAAGTGTGTCACTGACATGATATGCCAATATTTTCTCGCAGCTGCTCGAACAAAAAATTACAGCGGGGCGGAGCTTGAAGGTGTTGTTAAAAGTGCTACATCATATGCGTTAAACAGACAGTTAAGCATGGATGATCTTACAAAGCCAGTGGAAGAAGAGAATATCAAGATCACTATGGAGGATTTTCTCCATGCAATCCATGAAGTTCAGCCTGCCTTTGGAGCCTCCACAGATGACCTGGAGCGCTGCAGGTAATTTTCTGTCATAAATGTTTGGTGGTCTTGACGATTTTGGATACTTCTTGATTGAATGCCCCTTTGAACATAAGATATGCTAGTTTTAAAGCCAAACTTAAGTCTCTTCTGTCATGTGCGTCTTGTTCTAAAAATGCAgttctaaatttttgttacCTAGGGACTGCCTTTCTTATGCCATTAGGCAATTTTCATTGATTTCTGAAACTGTAAAGAGGGTCTAGTTTTTGAAATTGTAATTAGATGCAATGGTACTTTTGATTTGATCTAAACTTGTCCctgtttattttttgttgttgttttatttCTGTCCAGTCTAAATTGTATTTCCATCTCCCACTTGGCACGCATGGTCTGTATGCATTATCTCTGGATTTTGATTTACCAGTGCCTTAACTTTAACAATTCTGACATTTATGCAGACTCAATGGGATGGTGGATTCTGGTGATCGACATAATCACATTTACAAAAGAGCTATGCTTCTAGTCGAGCAAGTTAAAGTTAGTACTAGAAGTCCTCTTGTCACTTGTCTTCTAGAGGGGCCAAGTGGAAGGTATCTT is part of the Brassica rapa cultivar Chiifu-401-42 chromosome A09, CAAS_Brap_v3.01, whole genome shotgun sequence genome and harbors:
- the LOC103839802 gene encoding vesicle-fusing ATPase, which codes for MAGRSGSQVMTMTVTNTPSADLAFTNLAYCSSSDLRQFSVPGSDLFLANVADTFILSLCGHGSIRDGSLALNAIQRRHARVSTGDIVSVSRFVPPENFELAMLTLELEFVKKGTKSEQVDAALLSTQLKRKYTNQVLTVGQKATFEYHGTNYILTVNQADVEGQNQSNGIERGMLSPDTYIVFEASNASGIKIVNQREAASSNIFKHKEFNLESLGIGGLGAEFADIFRRAFASRVFPPHVTSRLGIKHVKGMLLFGPPGTGKTLMARQIGKMLNGKDPKIVNGPEVLSKFVGETEKNVRDLFADAEQDQRTLGDASELHVIIFDEIDAICKSRGSTRDGTGVHDSIVNQLLTKIDGVEALNNVLLIGMTNRKDLLDEALLRPGRLEVQVEISLPDEAGRFQILQIHTNKMKENSFLGHDINLQELAARTKNYSGAELEGVVKSATSYALNRQLSMDDLTKPVEEENIKITMEDFLHAIHEVQPAFGASTDDLERCRLNGMVDSGDRHNHIYKRAMLLVEQVKVSTRSPLVTCLLEGPSGSGKTALAATVGIDSDFPYVKIVSAETMIGLQESTKCAHIVKVFEDAYKSPMSIIILDDIERLLEYVAIGPRFSNIISQTLMVLLKRLPPKGKKLLVFGTTSQLTFLDSVGICEAFSITYSVPTLRTEDAKKVLKQLNVFSEDDIDAAAEALDDMPIKKLYMLIEMAAQGEDGGSAEAIYAGREKIKITHFFDCLQDVVRF